The following coding sequences are from one Devosia yakushimensis window:
- a CDS encoding carbohydrate ABC transporter permease encodes MTAEPTTPEPKPARRFALLSNRAGAVFLTPAGILVALFVIIPFFWVIFVSFTNRTLLGRTALNPEFVGLANYFALFDPSNFFQRGQFGFSLILTTQFVLASALIGQALLGLLLAWLIQTVPPWIKRLTETFVIAAWILPEVVIGFAWFAFLDRDQGTLNAILGSVGLPKGDFLLQQPFWVIVVFNTWRGAAFSMMLFNSAFSSIPPSYFQAADVAGASSWQKFKDIALPLIRGHVVTDLILITMWTFNTFTPFLLTNGGPSYRTELLSIYNYRVAFRDFEFGKGAAVGVIIMLINLAFALIYLTIGRKKRA; translated from the coding sequence ATGACGGCTGAACCAACGACACCGGAACCCAAACCCGCCCGCCGCTTCGCCCTGCTCTCCAACCGCGCCGGCGCCGTCTTCCTCACTCCGGCTGGAATTCTCGTCGCGCTCTTCGTGATCATCCCCTTCTTCTGGGTGATCTTCGTATCCTTCACCAACCGCACCCTGCTCGGCCGCACCGCGCTCAATCCCGAATTTGTTGGCCTCGCCAATTACTTCGCGCTGTTCGACCCCTCCAATTTCTTCCAGCGCGGCCAGTTCGGCTTCTCGCTTATCCTCACCACCCAATTCGTGCTGGCCTCGGCGCTGATCGGCCAGGCCCTGCTCGGCCTATTGCTCGCCTGGCTGATCCAGACCGTGCCGCCCTGGATCAAGCGCCTCACCGAAACCTTCGTCATCGCCGCCTGGATTCTGCCCGAAGTGGTGATCGGCTTTGCCTGGTTCGCTTTCCTCGATCGCGATCAGGGCACGCTCAATGCGATCCTGGGGAGCGTCGGCCTGCCCAAGGGCGATTTCCTGCTGCAACAGCCCTTCTGGGTCATCGTGGTGTTCAATACCTGGCGCGGCGCCGCCTTCTCCATGATGCTGTTCAACTCGGCCTTTTCCTCGATCCCGCCCAGCTATTTCCAGGCGGCCGACGTGGCCGGCGCCTCCTCCTGGCAAAAGTTCAAGGATATCGCCCTGCCCCTCATCCGGGGTCATGTGGTGACCGATCTGATCCTGATCACCATGTGGACCTTCAACACCTTCACCCCCTTCCTGCTGACCAATGGCGGGCCCTCCTACCGCACCGAATTGCTCTCGATTTACAATTACCGGGTAGCCTTCCGCGATTTCGAATTTGGCAAGGGCGCGGCGGTCGGCGTCATCATCATGCTGATCAATCTGGCTTTCGCGCTGATCTATCTCACCATCGGCCGCAAGAAGAGGGCTTGA
- a CDS encoding GNAT family N-acetyltransferase — protein sequence MVEIVDDPFPGIEALNTLWLSAWNGPVAPGYGKVLERSLAHVGAYEAGVLVGFVNVAWDGGAHAFVLDTSVHREHQRKGIATALVARAAELAEARGAEWLHVDFEAHLEGFYRGCGFRGTAAGLMRLGE from the coding sequence ATGGTTGAGATTGTCGACGATCCCTTTCCGGGTATTGAGGCGCTGAACACGCTGTGGCTGAGCGCGTGGAACGGCCCCGTGGCGCCGGGCTATGGCAAGGTGCTGGAGCGGAGCCTGGCGCATGTCGGGGCCTATGAGGCGGGCGTGCTGGTGGGCTTTGTCAATGTGGCCTGGGATGGCGGCGCGCATGCCTTTGTGCTCGATACGTCGGTGCACAGGGAGCATCAGCGGAAGGGTATTGCGACGGCGCTGGTGGCGCGGGCGGCGGAGCTGGCCGAGGCACGGGGCGCGGAATGGCTACATGTGGATTTTGAAGCGCATCTGGAGGGGTTTTATCGGGGCTGCGGGTTCCGGGGGACTGCGGCGGGGTTGATGCGGTTGGGGGAGTGA
- a CDS encoding Spy/CpxP family protein refolding chaperone, with amino-acid sequence MKTLSRTAIVALVTAALGLTSVAPSFAQQTPAPLAAEAQKDNPGHNRFQRPGQFPGFGPRHMEIRNGGGFLNFERGAEAAEIGLVRLSHRIELTAEQQPLFDAMKSSILAAAENFETAAKAARPAEGAERPDVTARLDTRIAVVTAQLSALEAVKPSVTAFFDSLTDEQRQALAPERGERPNWSGKPGGPRHPGPDAAQPALPAPTNG; translated from the coding sequence ATGAAGACGCTCTCCCGGACCGCCATTGTGGCCCTCGTGACTGCCGCCCTCGGCCTGACCTCTGTCGCCCCTTCCTTCGCCCAGCAAACCCCTGCCCCTCTGGCTGCCGAAGCGCAGAAGGACAATCCCGGCCATAACCGCTTCCAGCGCCCGGGCCAGTTCCCCGGCTTTGGCCCGCGCCATATGGAAATCCGCAATGGTGGCGGCTTCCTCAATTTCGAACGCGGCGCGGAAGCCGCCGAAATCGGCCTGGTTCGCCTCAGCCATCGCATCGAACTCACTGCCGAGCAGCAGCCCCTGTTCGACGCCATGAAGTCATCAATCCTGGCCGCCGCCGAAAATTTTGAAACCGCCGCCAAGGCAGCTCGTCCCGCCGAAGGCGCCGAGCGTCCCGATGTCACGGCCCGCCTCGATACCCGCATCGCCGTCGTCACCGCGCAGCTCTCCGCACTCGAAGCCGTAAAACCCTCGGTCACCGCCTTCTTCGATAGCCTTACCGACGAGCAGCGCCAGGCGCTGGCGCCGGAGCGCGGCGAGCGCCCCAACTGGTCCGGCAAGCCCGGCGGTCCGCGCCATCCCGGCCCCGACGCCGCCCAGCCGGCCCTGCCCGCGCCAACCAACGGCTGA
- a CDS encoding carbohydrate ABC transporter permease: MKLTFPAFAGRIAFSALAALIGAIFALPLIWFIFAPFNARAELGVTIPDPWTLSNFMTVFQNNFAMQALWNSLIQSIGGVILVGAAATLAAYALSRSSIPGKGAVTYILLLFSSVVSGSAAMVPIFLIVSAMGLIDSHLAVILTFAGGLLPTAMFILRDFIDSIPKSYEESAMVAGASPVQAFFDVALPVIRPGIVVVVVWAFVNIWGSFLIPFILLRSDKLMPASVAIYSFYSEAGTPTVTLLAAYSLIYSLPVIILYLFVSWKFGFRFFGGIKA; this comes from the coding sequence ATGAAACTCACCTTCCCCGCCTTTGCCGGCCGCATCGCCTTCTCAGCCCTCGCCGCGTTGATCGGCGCCATTTTCGCGCTACCGCTGATCTGGTTCATCTTCGCCCCCTTCAACGCACGGGCCGAATTGGGCGTTACCATCCCCGATCCCTGGACGCTGTCCAATTTCATGACCGTGTTCCAGAACAACTTTGCCATGCAGGCGCTGTGGAACAGCCTGATCCAGTCCATCGGCGGCGTCATCCTCGTCGGCGCAGCCGCAACGCTGGCCGCCTATGCCCTCAGCCGCTCCTCCATCCCCGGCAAAGGCGCCGTCACCTATATCCTGCTGCTGTTTTCCTCGGTCGTGTCAGGCTCGGCCGCCATGGTGCCGATCTTCCTCATTGTCTCGGCCATGGGGCTGATCGATAGCCACCTGGCCGTCATCCTCACCTTCGCCGGCGGGCTCCTGCCCACCGCCATGTTCATCCTGCGCGACTTCATCGATTCCATCCCCAAATCCTACGAGGAAAGCGCCATGGTCGCCGGCGCCTCCCCCGTCCAGGCATTTTTCGATGTCGCTTTGCCGGTCATCCGCCCCGGCATTGTGGTCGTCGTGGTCTGGGCGTTCGTGAACATCTGGGGCAGCTTCCTCATCCCCTTCATCCTGCTGCGCAGCGACAAGCTGATGCCGGCCTCGGTCGCCATCTATTCCTTCTATTCAGAAGCCGGCACGCCCACCGTCACGCTCCTTGCCGCCTATTCGCTGATCTATTCGCTCCCCGTCATCATTCTCTACCTGTTCGTCAGCTGGAAGTTCGGCTTCCGGTTCTTCGGCGGCATCAAAGCCTAG
- a CDS encoding SH3 domain-containing protein has translation MKSFRLAIFTAIAVVTAASAAFAAPATVTTNVNVRSGPSQQTAVLDVLQAGTRVDAQCDSSGWCQVSYGRISGWVSAAYISTGGVSMNPKPPRPTEPQPVPLPEPIPGNPWPGNPGNPWPGNPGNPWPGNPGGGWNPGNPGWPQPPRPPRPQPQPPVYEDAGACFYSERNMRGQSFCLDQGETMDRLPRGWNDNIRSVEVFGGARVDLCSDQFQYGACITLRSDTPRLPGRLDRQASSVDVY, from the coding sequence ATGAAGTCCTTCCGCCTCGCCATTTTCACCGCCATAGCCGTTGTCACCGCGGCAAGCGCGGCCTTTGCCGCGCCGGCAACCGTCACCACCAATGTCAATGTCCGCTCCGGCCCCAGCCAGCAGACCGCCGTGCTCGACGTGCTGCAGGCCGGCACCCGGGTCGATGCGCAATGCGACAGTAGCGGCTGGTGCCAGGTCAGTTACGGCCGCATCTCCGGCTGGGTCTCGGCCGCCTATATTTCCACCGGCGGCGTATCGATGAATCCCAAGCCCCCGCGCCCCACCGAGCCGCAGCCGGTTCCGCTGCCCGAGCCCATTCCCGGCAATCCCTGGCCCGGCAATCCTGGCAACCCCTGGCCGGGCAACCCCGGCAATCCGTGGCCGGGCAACCCCGGCGGTGGCTGGAATCCGGGCAATCCCGGCTGGCCGCAGCCCCCGCGCCCGCCGCGTCCGCAGCCGCAGCCGCCCGTTTATGAAGATGCCGGCGCCTGCTTCTATAGCGAGCGCAATATGCGCGGCCAGAGCTTCTGCCTCGACCAGGGCGAGACCATGGATCGCCTGCCCCGCGGCTGGAATGACAATATCCGCTCGGTCGAAGTCTTCGGCGGCGCCCGCGTCGACCTCTGCTCCGACCAGTTCCAGTACGGCGCCTGCATCACGCTCCGTTCCGATACCCCCCGCCTGCCCGGCCGCCTCGACCGCCAGGCCTCCTCGGTCGACGTGTACTAA
- a CDS encoding aminotransferase class V-fold PLP-dependent enzyme, producing MTALPLDPARIRAHFPAFAEPSLAGQAFFENAGGSYTARAVLDTLEHFYRATKVQPYGVYPASIAAGDAMNRSYERIAQAFNVDPDWIHFGPSTSANTYVLANAFGAWLKPGDAIVVTNQDHEANTGNWRRLAARGIEVREWQVDPQTGRLDLAGLDAILDAKVRLVAAPHCSNIVGEINPIAEISARAHAVGAVTAIDGVSYAPHGLPDLNELGADIYLFSAYKVYGPHLGVMAIRPSLALDLPNQGHYFNDTKLRYRLTPAGPDHAQIAAVGAIVDYFETVADISGGTGNPFARARKAMRSQEIALVQPLLDYLRGKNNVRLVGPDDAESRAPTISLILSEPGAAVAARLAKHGVMASGGNFYAVHLLEALGVDPNHGVLRLSFVHYTTPEEITQLIAALDAELP from the coding sequence ATGACCGCCCTGCCCCTCGACCCCGCGCGCATTCGGGCGCATTTCCCCGCCTTTGCCGAACCCTCCCTTGCCGGTCAGGCCTTTTTCGAAAATGCCGGGGGCTCCTATACGGCCCGCGCCGTGCTCGACACGCTCGAGCATTTCTACCGCGCCACCAAGGTCCAGCCCTATGGCGTCTACCCCGCCTCCATCGCGGCGGGCGACGCGATGAACCGCAGCTATGAGCGCATTGCCCAGGCCTTCAATGTCGATCCCGACTGGATCCATTTCGGCCCCTCCACCTCCGCCAATACCTATGTGCTGGCCAATGCCTTCGGCGCCTGGCTCAAGCCCGGCGATGCCATTGTGGTCACCAATCAGGATCACGAAGCCAATACCGGCAATTGGCGGCGTCTCGCCGCGCGCGGCATCGAAGTGCGTGAATGGCAGGTCGATCCGCAAACCGGCCGCCTCGATCTGGCCGGCCTCGACGCCATCCTCGACGCCAAGGTGCGTCTCGTCGCCGCCCCGCATTGCTCCAACATCGTCGGCGAGATCAATCCTATCGCCGAAATCTCGGCCCGCGCCCATGCCGTGGGCGCTGTCACCGCCATAGATGGGGTGAGCTACGCCCCCCATGGCCTACCCGACCTCAATGAACTCGGCGCCGATATCTATCTCTTCTCCGCCTACAAGGTTTATGGCCCCCATCTCGGCGTCATGGCCATCCGGCCCTCACTGGCGCTGGACCTGCCCAATCAGGGCCATTATTTCAACGACACCAAGCTGCGCTATCGCCTGACCCCCGCTGGCCCCGACCACGCCCAGATCGCCGCCGTCGGCGCCATTGTCGACTACTTCGAGACCGTGGCTGACATCTCCGGCGGCACCGGCAACCCCTTCGCTCGCGCCCGAAAGGCCATGCGGAGCCAGGAAATCGCCCTGGTCCAGCCGCTGCTCGATTACCTGCGCGGCAAGAACAATGTCCGCCTCGTCGGCCCCGACGACGCCGAAAGCCGCGCCCCCACCATTTCGCTGATCCTGTCCGAGCCCGGCGCTGCTGTCGCCGCCCGTCTCGCCAAACACGGCGTCATGGCCAGCGGCGGCAATTTCTACGCCGTCCACCTGCTCGAAGCCCTCGGCGTCGACCCCAACCACGGCGTCCTCCGCCTCTCCTTCGTGCACTACACCACGCCCGAGGAAATCACCCAGTTGATCGCCGCACTGGATGCGGAACTGCCGTAA
- a CDS encoding thymidine kinase — MAKLYFSYAAMNAGKSTLLLQAAYNYRERGMRPLLYTSALYAENGIGLISSRIGIAEPAELYSADDDLYLAIREHIDEAKVDCVFVDEAQFLTAEQVWQLARVADRLKVPVMCFGLRTDFRGKLFPGSMQLLAIADVLREIRTICECGAKATMVVRQDISGRVLTDGDQVSIEKSVYVSLCRKHWEEAVGRWPVKGPEHER, encoded by the coding sequence ATGGCCAAGCTCTATTTTTCCTACGCGGCAATGAATGCGGGCAAATCGACCCTGCTGCTGCAAGCTGCCTATAATTACCGCGAACGCGGCATGCGGCCGCTGCTCTATACCTCCGCGCTCTATGCCGAAAATGGCATCGGCCTCATCAGCTCGCGCATCGGCATTGCCGAGCCGGCCGAACTCTATTCCGCCGATGACGATCTCTATCTCGCCATTCGCGAGCATATCGACGAGGCCAAGGTCGATTGCGTCTTCGTCGACGAAGCCCAGTTCCTGACCGCTGAACAGGTGTGGCAGCTGGCGCGCGTCGCCGACCGGCTCAAGGTGCCCGTCATGTGCTTTGGCCTGCGCACCGATTTCCGCGGCAAGCTCTTTCCCGGCTCCATGCAATTGCTGGCCATTGCCGATGTGCTGCGCGAAATCCGCACCATCTGCGAATGCGGCGCCAAGGCCACCATGGTAGTGCGCCAGGATATTTCAGGCCGCGTCCTCACCGATGGCGATCAGGTCTCGATTGAAAAATCGGTTTATGTTTCTCTCTGCCGCAAGCATTGGGAAGAAGCGGTTGGCCGCTGGCCCGTGAAAGGACCTGAACATGAACGCTGA
- a CDS encoding ABC transporter ATP-binding protein has protein sequence MASVEFKNVTKSFGAFNAVSDVSFAIGDGEFVCLLGPSGCGKTTSLRMIAGLETPSSGRVLIGGDDVTNLHPKDRQISMVFQDYALYPHMNLADNIAYPLKVRGEPIQKRHGRAKEVADVLKIGHLMDRLPSQISGGQQQRTSLARALVYPSRVYLFDEPLSNLDAKLRLEARGFLNHLQRDMGMTAVYVTHDQAEAMALATRIAVMDQGRIVQYAPPIEIYRRPATTFVANFVGNPPMNLVPVEASHGDGQLQLKADGLTLSSLPMSSGIAAALAKDKNLTLGIRPEHLAIANPGLANTIFGTLFANENMGPESLVTIERPDTSRLTARIFTDDHITLSEAVVLSFSPEHIHLFDSTGARIPADGEQPL, from the coding sequence ATGGCTTCAGTCGAATTCAAAAACGTCACCAAGAGCTTTGGCGCCTTCAACGCCGTTTCCGATGTCAGCTTTGCCATTGGCGATGGTGAATTCGTGTGCCTGCTCGGCCCCTCCGGCTGCGGCAAGACCACCAGCCTGCGCATGATCGCGGGCCTCGAAACCCCCAGCAGTGGCCGGGTGCTGATCGGGGGCGACGATGTCACCAATCTGCACCCCAAGGACCGCCAGATTTCCATGGTGTTTCAGGATTATGCGCTCTATCCGCATATGAACCTGGCCGACAATATCGCCTATCCGCTCAAGGTGCGTGGCGAACCCATCCAGAAGCGTCACGGCCGCGCCAAGGAAGTGGCCGATGTGCTCAAGATCGGCCATCTCATGGATCGCCTCCCCAGCCAGATTTCCGGCGGCCAGCAGCAGCGCACTTCACTCGCCCGCGCGCTGGTCTATCCCTCCCGCGTCTATCTGTTCGATGAACCGCTTTCCAATCTCGACGCCAAGCTGCGGCTGGAAGCCCGCGGCTTCCTCAATCACCTGCAACGCGACATGGGCATGACCGCCGTTTACGTCACCCACGATCAGGCCGAAGCCATGGCGCTCGCCACAAGGATCGCCGTGATGGACCAGGGCCGCATCGTGCAATATGCCCCACCCATCGAAATCTACCGCCGGCCGGCCACCACCTTCGTCGCCAATTTCGTCGGCAATCCGCCCATGAATCTGGTGCCCGTGGAAGCGAGCCATGGCGACGGCCAATTGCAGCTCAAGGCCGATGGCCTGACCTTGTCGTCACTCCCCATGTCCTCCGGCATCGCGGCCGCCCTCGCCAAGGACAAAAACCTCACCCTCGGCATCCGCCCCGAACACCTCGCCATCGCTAATCCGGGCCTCGCCAACACCATTTTCGGCACCCTTTTCGCCAACGAAAACATGGGCCCCGAAAGCCTCGTCACCATCGAACGCCCCGACACCTCCCGCCTCACCGCCCGCATCTTCACGGATGACCACATCACGCTGAGCGAGGCGGTGGTGCTCAGCTTCTCGCCCGAGCACATCCACCTCTTCGACAGCACCGGGGCGCGCATTCCGGCGGACGGGGAACAGCCGCTGTGA
- a CDS encoding extracellular solute-binding protein, with protein sequence MSNRLRALAFGLVGATAMAGPAFAVDLEITCRCVIGGVNSGTAEWIQNSVIPAFEAANADTKVTLNQFGGEDAQLTQQLALDFSTGAGPDVTAFDGFLIPSFVEGGLLKPLNEVAGAEVDDWSGWAALSEGSRALMLYQDKYYGIPLGTDVRMLYTRKDMLTEAGIDAETWQPKSWTEILDAARAIKKVKPDSFPIQLNAGVAMGEATTMQGYWLALLGTGETVLDENGKWIVGSQGILDTLNLYKTIYVDEQLGDARAQLLADGRNRSFANFRDGVTALLFEGDYFYRSVTPEGSEFAVADRDNVMGWVKIPAEEPGKGIRGQDFVTISGGTGFVLNPATDTPKEAWALLSFMNEPAQLEAFQAIQPRITARTDVPIPNSPFLTQSSQELLPITTARPNDPDYNAVSAEIQRMTESVVSGELSPEDAMAQYRDAVIRIVGEENTVSLL encoded by the coding sequence ATGAGCAATCGTCTGCGCGCCCTGGCCTTTGGCCTTGTCGGCGCTACTGCAATGGCCGGTCCGGCTTTCGCCGTCGACCTCGAGATCACCTGCCGCTGCGTCATTGGCGGCGTCAATAGCGGCACTGCCGAGTGGATTCAGAACAGCGTCATTCCCGCCTTCGAAGCGGCCAATGCGGATACCAAGGTCACGCTCAACCAGTTTGGCGGTGAAGACGCTCAGCTCACCCAGCAATTGGCCCTCGATTTCTCCACCGGCGCCGGTCCCGACGTCACCGCATTTGACGGCTTCCTGATCCCCAGCTTCGTCGAAGGCGGCCTGCTCAAGCCCCTCAATGAAGTGGCCGGAGCCGAAGTCGATGACTGGTCCGGCTGGGCCGCCCTGTCGGAAGGCTCGCGCGCCCTGATGCTCTATCAGGACAAATATTACGGCATTCCGCTCGGCACCGACGTGCGCATGCTCTACACCCGCAAGGACATGCTGACCGAAGCCGGCATCGACGCCGAAACCTGGCAGCCCAAATCCTGGACCGAAATCCTCGATGCCGCCCGCGCCATCAAGAAGGTCAAGCCTGACAGCTTCCCCATCCAGCTCAATGCCGGCGTCGCCATGGGCGAAGCCACCACCATGCAGGGCTATTGGCTGGCGTTGCTGGGCACGGGCGAAACCGTGCTCGACGAGAACGGCAAATGGATCGTGGGCAGCCAGGGTATTCTGGACACGCTCAACCTCTACAAGACCATCTATGTCGATGAGCAGCTCGGCGATGCCCGCGCGCAATTGCTGGCCGATGGCCGCAACCGCTCCTTCGCCAATTTCCGCGATGGCGTGACGGCGCTGCTGTTCGAGGGCGATTATTTCTACCGCTCGGTCACCCCCGAAGGCTCCGAATTCGCCGTGGCCGACCGTGACAATGTCATGGGCTGGGTCAAGATTCCCGCCGAGGAACCCGGCAAGGGCATTCGCGGCCAGGATTTCGTCACCATTTCGGGCGGCACGGGCTTCGTGCTCAATCCGGCCACCGACACCCCCAAGGAAGCCTGGGCCCTGCTCTCCTTCATGAACGAGCCCGCCCAGCTCGAGGCCTTCCAGGCGATCCAGCCGCGCATCACCGCGCGTACCGATGTGCCGATCCCCAACAGCCCCTTCCTGACCCAATCCAGCCAGGAACTGTTGCCGATCACCACCGCCCGCCCGAACGATCCCGATTACAACGCGGTCTCGGCCGAAATCCAGCGCATGACGGAAAGCGTCGTCTCGGGCGAACTCTCGCCCGAAGATGCCATGGCCCAGTATCGCGACGCGGTCATCCGCATCGTCGGTGAAGAAAACACCGTCAGCCTGCTCTGA
- a CDS encoding CehA/McbA family metallohydrolase produces MTTITTPITRADQSKNPYFYIPFDVPAGTTRIDVTLAYPKAEDCIIDLGAFDSSDTGYPTAEGFRGWSGGARDHFFIATDDATPGYIHGDIPPGRWNVILGLYKIPETGTQASVTITLDSAARPLAPQPARTFPIRREPGWYKGDLHCHTYHSDAKGAPELLHAAAKQAGLDFLAIADHNTITQRRYFHPHSSPDLVFVRAMEITTAVGHANVFGVDDWIDFRMTQPSDAHILAQSVHDKGGLLSINHDKPTIPWDYELPEIDCMEVWQSTWLAWNWISLERYQRRLAAGLRISAIGGSDYHQPDRLLPEGPLVLARPTTVLWLDELSEDAVLAAMKAGHGYITESPTGPHLSITVDGHPMGSTVNGAATTTANIRGAAGDRLLWIDANGPLAEVTIPDDDWRAELPLSDAKTFIRAEIIAQASRESLIADFTATLENRELPWQLKGSDLTQQPIRRALSNPVYLTR; encoded by the coding sequence GTGACCACAATCACCACCCCCATCACCCGCGCCGACCAGTCAAAAAATCCCTATTTCTACATCCCCTTCGACGTCCCCGCCGGCACCACGCGCATCGACGTCACCCTCGCCTATCCCAAGGCCGAAGACTGCATCATCGACCTCGGCGCCTTCGACTCCAGCGATACCGGCTATCCCACAGCAGAAGGCTTCCGCGGCTGGAGCGGCGGCGCGCGCGACCATTTTTTCATCGCCACAGACGACGCCACGCCGGGCTATATCCATGGCGATATCCCGCCCGGCCGCTGGAACGTCATTCTGGGCCTCTACAAAATCCCCGAAACGGGCACCCAGGCCTCCGTCACCATCACTCTCGACAGCGCCGCCCGCCCCCTCGCGCCACAGCCCGCCCGCACCTTCCCCATCCGCCGCGAACCCGGCTGGTACAAGGGCGACCTGCACTGCCACACCTACCATTCCGACGCCAAAGGCGCCCCCGAACTGCTCCACGCTGCGGCCAAACAGGCCGGCCTCGATTTCCTCGCCATTGCCGACCACAACACCATCACCCAGCGCCGCTATTTCCACCCCCATTCCAGCCCCGATCTGGTCTTCGTGCGCGCCATGGAAATCACCACGGCAGTCGGCCATGCCAATGTCTTTGGCGTCGATGACTGGATCGATTTCCGCATGACCCAGCCGTCCGATGCCCACATTCTGGCCCAGTCGGTGCACGACAAAGGCGGCCTGCTTTCGATCAATCACGACAAGCCCACCATCCCCTGGGATTATGAGCTGCCCGAAATCGACTGCATGGAAGTCTGGCAATCCACCTGGCTGGCCTGGAACTGGATTTCCCTCGAGCGCTACCAGCGCCGCCTGGCCGCCGGCCTGCGCATCTCTGCCATCGGCGGCTCCGACTATCACCAGCCCGACCGCCTCCTGCCCGAAGGCCCGCTCGTCCTCGCCCGCCCCACGACAGTCCTCTGGCTGGACGAACTCTCCGAAGACGCCGTCCTCGCCGCCATGAAAGCGGGTCACGGCTACATCACCGAAAGCCCAACCGGCCCGCATCTCTCCATCACCGTCGATGGCCATCCCATGGGCTCAACAGTCAATGGGGCAGCCACGACCACGGCAAATATCCGCGGCGCCGCCGGCGACCGCCTGCTCTGGATCGATGCCAATGGCCCCCTGGCCGAAGTCACGATTCCCGATGACGACTGGCGGGCCGAACTGCCCCTGTCCGACGCAAAAACCTTCATCCGCGCCGAAATCATCGCCCAGGCCAGCCGCGAAAGCCTCATCGCCGACTTCACCGCTACCCTGGAAAATCGCGAACTACCCTGGCAGCTCAAGGGCAGCGACCTCACTCAGCAACCGATAAGACGGGCGCTGAGCAATCCGGTCTATCTAACGCGCTAG
- a CDS encoding acyl-CoA thioesterase, protein MNADQTEPKGALTIRTLAMPADTNPAGDIFGGWVMSQMDIAGAIAAVERAQGRVVTVAVEAMTFIAPVKVGDILCVYTTVERVGTTSITIGIEAWARRNRLDDRVKVTEGRFVYVSLGEDGQKRPIPT, encoded by the coding sequence ATGAACGCTGACCAGACCGAGCCCAAGGGCGCTCTCACCATCCGCACCCTGGCCATGCCGGCCGATACCAATCCCGCCGGCGATATTTTCGGCGGCTGGGTGATGAGCCAGATGGATATTGCCGGCGCCATCGCCGCGGTCGAGCGGGCCCAGGGGCGCGTTGTCACGGTGGCCGTCGAAGCCATGACCTTCATCGCGCCCGTCAAGGTGGGCGATATTCTCTGCGTCTATACGACTGTCGAACGCGTCGGCACCACTTCGATCACCATCGGCATCGAGGCCTGGGCCCGCCGCAACCGGCTCGACGATCGCGTCAAGGTCACCGAGGGCCGCTTCGTTTATGTTTCGCTGGGCGAGGACGGCCAGAAGCGGCCAATTCCAACCTGA